In Bacillus pumilus, the sequence CCTACTAAAAGAGTCCTGTCACACTGCCATCTTCCAATAAATCCATCTCAAGCGCCGCAGGTTTTTTAGGCAAACCCGGCATGGTAAGAATGCTTCCGGTTAAAGCAACAATAAATCCTGCTCCTACAGATGGTTTTAACTCACGAATCGTAATGGTAAAACCTTTAGGTCTGCCGATTAAAGCTGGGTCGTCTGAAAGAGAATATTGCGTTTTTGCCATACAAACCGGCAAATGAGCCCAGCCGTTCTTCTCGATCGCTGCCAGCTGCTTTCTTGCTTTTGATGTGAGCGTGACGCCATCTGCCCCGTAAACCACTTGGGCTACTTTAGATAACTTTTCTTCGATGGAATCTTTCTCCTCATACAAATAGGAAAAGCGGTTCTTATTCTTTTCAATAAGTGTCGTGAGTTCCTCGGCAAGTGCTGTCCCGCCAGCGCCTCCTTCTTCCCATACATTCACGGCTTTGACTGGATGCCCATGCGTTTTGCACCAATCTTCTACTGCTTGAATCTCTTCTTTTGTATCGGTGATAAAGCGGTTCACTGCGACGATGTATGGAAGACCGAAGGCTTGCACTGTTTCAATATGCTTTTCTAAATTATGTATACCTTCTAATACGGCACGTGCATTCTCTTCTTTGAGCTCTGTTTTCTGCATTCCGCCATGCATCTTCAATGCTCTGACAGTCGCAACAATCACAACTGCACCTGGTTTGAAATCACCGGCTCTTGTTTTAATGTGCAGGAATTTTTCCGCACCTAGGTCTGCACCAAAGCCAGCTTCTGTCACTACATAATCTGCTAGTTTTGCCGCCATTTTTGTTGCAATTAAACTGTTGCATCCATGTGCAATATTGGCAAAAGGACCGCCATGAACAAGGGCTGGAGTTCCTTCAATCGTTTGTACAAGGTTTGGTTTGAGCGCATCTTTTAAAAGTAAGGTGAGTACGCCTTCATATCCAAGCCCTCCAACTGTGACCGGCTCACCTTGTTGATTATAAGCAACAACAATAGAAGAAAGACGTTTTTTTAAATCGTTTAAGTCTTCTGCTAAACAGAGGATCGCCATCATTTCGGAAGCAACCGTGATATCAAATCCATCTTCTCTAGGATACCCATTTAATTGACCGCCAAGTCCTACAACAACCTGTCTTAAAGCACGGTCATTTAAATCTAGCACTCGTTTCCACACAATCCGGCGCGAGTCGATGCCAAGTTCATTTCCATGATGGATATGGTTATCAATAAATGCAGATAACGCATTATGAGCAGATGTAATGGCATGAAAGTCTCCGGTGAAATGGAGATTGATTTCTTCCATTGGCAGTACCTGAGAATAGCCTCCCCCCGCTGCACCGCCTTTAATACCCATTGTTGGACCTAGTGAAGGCTCTCGCATGGCAATGATCGCTTTTTTCCCGATTTTTTCGAAAGCTTGACCGAGACCAACTGTTACGGTGGACTTCCCCTCACCTGCTGGCGTTGGGTTAATTGAAGTCACAAGAATGACGTTTCCTTCTTTTTGTTCCTTTAAACGATCAAAAATGGTCAAAGATATTTTCGCTTTTGTGAAACCATAGCATTCTAATTCTTCGTCATGTATTTGTAACTTTGCTGCGATGTCTTGAATTGGTCTCAGCTGTGCCTTTTGGGCAATGTCAATATCTGATAAATGCTTAGTAATCATAAATAAACGGCCTCCTTTTTTACAGAAACAGCTTTCATTTTTGCTCTATTTTTCATTGTAACATAATTGAAACATTGAAATATCGCCAGAAAGTTCCTATAATGAAGTGAAATTAGCTTTGGTTCAGGGGGTGGCGAGTTGCCTATTAACATACCAGTTCATCTGCCGGCAAAACAAATACTAGAGAGCGAAAACATTTTCGTCATGGATGAGACAAGGGCATTCAAGCAAGATATCCGTCCTTTGAATATCGTGATCTTAAATTTAATGCCCAAAAAAATACAAACTGAAACGCAGCTGCTGAGAATGCTCGGGAATTCTCCTTTGCAAGTGTACTTTACGTTTTTGATTCCAAGTACGCATACACCGAAGAATACATCGAGAGAGCATCTAGATGAATTTTATACGACCTTTAAATCGATTCGCCATAAAAAATTTGATGGAATGATCATCACCGGCGCACCAATTGAGCATCTACCTTTTGAAGAAGTTTCCTACTGGAAAGAGCTGCAGGACATCTTGGACTGGAGTAAAAACAATGTGACGTCTACTCTTCATATTTGCTGGGGTGCACAGGCAGGTCTATATCACCATTATGGCATTGAAAAAATCAAGCTTCCTGAGAAAAAGTTTGGCGTATTTGAGCATCTTGTCAAAGAGAAAAAAGAAAGATTAGTAAGAGGTTTCGATGAAGTATACTATGTCCCACATTCTAGGCATACAGATATTAATACAGAACAATTAAAAAACACACCGAATCTAAAAGTGTTGAGTATGTCTGAAGAAGCTGGTGTTTGTTTAATTGTTTCAGATGATGATAAACAAGTATTTTTAACTGGACATCCTGAATACGATACAGACACATTGAAGCAGGAATATGAAAGAGATTTGTTGAAACATGATACAGTCAAAAAACCCGTCCACTATTTTATAGAAGATGGTGACACACTCGTCCCAGTAAATCGCTGGAAAGCCCATGCAACCTTACTGTTTATGAATTGGCTTAATTATTATGTGTATCAAGAAACTCCATATGTGTGGGAATAAAATAGACTGAGGTCTGATGATAAATGTTCAAAATGTGTTAAAATACAAATGGCTCTGTCTTCCATTATCAATTTAGTCTGTTTGTTTTTTAAAATTAGTTTAATTCTTTCGTAACGAATGATATGCTCTGACTGTTTATATGTTATCTTTATGTATATGTAGACCTATGAGATTCATAGTTTTCGTACGAAGTTTTGTTGTTGTTGATTACATTTGAGGTGAATATTCTTGAATACCAATAAAAAAATATTAATCTTGACCGCAAATTATGGAAATGGACATATGCAGGTGGCAAAAACACTGTATGATGAATGCAAATCCCAAGGGTTTGAACATGTGATAGTTTCTAATTTGTATCAAGAATCCAATCCCATTGTGTCAGAAGTGACTCAATATTTATACTTGAAGAGCTTTTCCATTGGGAAACAATTTTATCGCTTGTTTTATTACGGTGTAGATAAAATTTACAATAAACGCAAATTTAACATTTACTTAAAGATGGGAAATAAGCGTCTCGACGAATTAATTCAGTTACACAACCCTGACATCATTATTATTACATTCCCGATGATTGTTGTGCCAGAATACCGAAACAAAACAGGCAAAGTGATTCCGACATTTAATGTCATGACAGATTTCTGTCTTCATAAGATTTGGGTACATGAAAACATCGACCGATATTATGTTGCAACCGATTATGTGAAACAAAAATTAGTGGAAATCGGCACACATCCAAGCGATGTCAAGGTGACAGGCATTCCTATTAGACCACAATTTGAAGCAGACGTGCCAAAATCGATAATTTATAAAAAATATGGATTATCATCAGACAAAAAGGTCCTTCTCATTATGGCCGGTGCTCACGGTGTACTAAAAAATGTGAAGGAATTATGTGAAGCGTTACTTCTTGACAGTGAAGTACAAATTGTTGTTGTATGCGGAAAAAACGCAGCGCTGAAACAATCGCTCAGCGATCTTGAACAAGCACACCCAGATCAATTGAAGGCGCTTGGATATGTGGAACAAATTGATGAATTGTTCAGAGTAACAGATTGTATGATTACAAAACCCGGCGGTATTACATTAACAGAAGCAACAGCAATCGGTGTTCCAGTTATTCTTTACAAACCTGTCCCTGGACAAGAAAAAGAAAATGCTCTTTTCTTTGAAGATTATGGTGCTGCCATCGTCATCAACAGACATGAAGACATTTTAGAATCTGTGACCAACCTGCTGCAAGATGAAGAAAAATTAGAAGCAATGAAACAAAACATTAAAAAACTGCACTTAAAACAATCTTCTCAAACCATTTTGGAAGATATCGTTGAACAATCAGATCTCATCACGAGTAACAAAACGTATGCTCGTGCATTATCATAAAAAGGTGCCCGTCATATACGGACACCTCAGATTGTTGACAAAGGGCTAAAATGATCTTGATTTTAGCCCTTTGTCTTCTTTTCAGCGTGATAGAAAACCTTTGTAGTCTAGGAAGGACGAGTACCGGAGCGGAGCGAATTTGAGATTCGTGAGCACCGGCACGCAGGACTGACACCTTTTTTCTTTTAGCCTTGATTCCCATTTGTTGTGTACACCTCTTCAAACGGCTGAACGACAACAAAACCGCTTCCGCTAAACTTCATTTGTATGGACTCCCCGCTCCCTCTGCCAATAAAGGTTTTGAACGAAACATCTGTCACAAATTCAGTTTTTAAATCCCCTGACCATGCGACCGTCGCATTTGGATCTGTATAGACAGAGTCACCTGGCTGAACAATTAATGTAAGCGGTTCGTAATGACTCGTGATCGCAATAAGGCCTGGCCCTTCAAGTTTGACATTAAATAATCCGCCTGCAAGCATGCCAGAAACCTTTTTCATCAATTTGATATCCCAGCGGACTGACGGTTCAAATGCAAGAAGATCATTTCCATTAACGAAAATGGATTCACCTTGAGCCAAACGAAGAATCGAGATCTTTTTGCCTTGGTCTGCGACATATAATTTTCCATCACCTGTTGCTTTCATGAGTGAGGTGCCTTCTCCTGATAACATTTTCTTGAACATCTTTGAGAC encodes:
- a CDS encoding formate--tetrahydrofolate ligase, translated to MITKHLSDIDIAQKAQLRPIQDIAAKLQIHDEELECYGFTKAKISLTIFDRLKEQKEGNVILVTSINPTPAGEGKSTVTVGLGQAFEKIGKKAIIAMREPSLGPTMGIKGGAAGGGYSQVLPMEEINLHFTGDFHAITSAHNALSAFIDNHIHHGNELGIDSRRIVWKRVLDLNDRALRQVVVGLGGQLNGYPREDGFDITVASEMMAILCLAEDLNDLKKRLSSIVVAYNQQGEPVTVGGLGYEGVLTLLLKDALKPNLVQTIEGTPALVHGGPFANIAHGCNSLIATKMAAKLADYVVTEAGFGADLGAEKFLHIKTRAGDFKPGAVVIVATVRALKMHGGMQKTELKEENARAVLEGIHNLEKHIETVQAFGLPYIVAVNRFITDTKEEIQAVEDWCKTHGHPVKAVNVWEEGGAGGTALAEELTTLIEKNKNRFSYLYEEKDSIEEKLSKVAQVVYGADGVTLTSKARKQLAAIEKNGWAHLPVCMAKTQYSLSDDPALIGRPKGFTITIRELKPSVGAGFIVALTGSILTMPGLPKKPAALEMDLLEDGSVTGLF
- the metA gene encoding homoserine O-acetyltransferase MetA, with translation MPINIPVHLPAKQILESENIFVMDETRAFKQDIRPLNIVILNLMPKKIQTETQLLRMLGNSPLQVYFTFLIPSTHTPKNTSREHLDEFYTTFKSIRHKKFDGMIITGAPIEHLPFEEVSYWKELQDILDWSKNNVTSTLHICWGAQAGLYHHYGIEKIKLPEKKFGVFEHLVKEKKERLVRGFDEVYYVPHSRHTDINTEQLKNTPNLKVLSMSEEAGVCLIVSDDDKQVFLTGHPEYDTDTLKQEYERDLLKHDTVKKPVHYFIEDGDTLVPVNRWKAHATLLFMNWLNYYVYQETPYVWE
- a CDS encoding diglucosyl diacylglycerol synthase is translated as MNTNKKILILTANYGNGHMQVAKTLYDECKSQGFEHVIVSNLYQESNPIVSEVTQYLYLKSFSIGKQFYRLFYYGVDKIYNKRKFNIYLKMGNKRLDELIQLHNPDIIIITFPMIVVPEYRNKTGKVIPTFNVMTDFCLHKIWVHENIDRYYVATDYVKQKLVEIGTHPSDVKVTGIPIRPQFEADVPKSIIYKKYGLSSDKKVLLIMAGAHGVLKNVKELCEALLLDSEVQIVVVCGKNAALKQSLSDLEQAHPDQLKALGYVEQIDELFRVTDCMITKPGGITLTEATAIGVPVILYKPVPGQEKENALFFEDYGAAIVINRHEDILESVTNLLQDEEKLEAMKQNIKKLHLKQSSQTILEDIVEQSDLITSNKTYARALS
- a CDS encoding AIM24 family protein; this encodes MNRYTIEEFVQKTQQEDKGEGVFELETSRLLEINLTDTIWAKTGSMVSYRGKIKFEREGVFEHGVSKMFKKMLSGEGTSLMKATGDGKLYVADQGKKISILRLAQGESIFVNGNDLLAFEPSVRWDIKLMKKVSGMLAGGLFNVKLEGPGLIAITSHYEPLTLIVQPGDSVYTDPNATVAWSGDLKTEFVTDVSFKTFIGRGSGESIQMKFSGSGFVVVQPFEEVYTTNGNQG